A portion of the Lathamus discolor isolate bLatDis1 chromosome 5, bLatDis1.hap1, whole genome shotgun sequence genome contains these proteins:
- the FBXO48 gene encoding F-box only protein 48, whose amino-acid sequence MDEERAAAGGPELLPSGRGGAGPADFVALLPPEVSSRIFSDLDVESLCHASVTCKGWHRVIESNDRLWRHHCLSVRAVCQREIDCDRGNGYSWKITLLRNYWKSKVKQEWLSGKYSNIPSRNSLPEKSMYPMDVDTWGEILEAELER is encoded by the exons ATGGACGAGGAACGCGCTGCCGCCGGCGGCCCGGAGCTCCTCCCCTCCGGCCGAGGGGGAGCGGGCCCGGCTGACTTCGTGGCTCTCCTCCCACCGGAGGTCAGCTCCCGGATTTTCAGCGACCTCGACGTTGAGAGCTTGTGTCACGCGTCCGTGACATGCAAGGGCTGGCACCGCGTCATCGAGAGCAACGACCGCCTGTGGAGACACCACTGCCTGAGCGTGCGGGCTGTGTGCCAGCGGGAGATCGACTGCGACCGAGGAAACGGATATTCCTGGAAG ATCACGTTACTGAGAAACTACTGGAAAAGCAAAGTGAAGCAAGAATGGCTGAGTGGGAAATACAGCAACATTCCTTCACGGAACAGCTTGCCAGAAAAGAGCATGTACCCCATGGATGTTGACACATGGGGAGAAATCCTGGAAGCAGAACTTGAGAGATGA